In one window of Pseudomonas putida DNA:
- a CDS encoding NAD(P)/FAD-dependent oxidoreductase, protein MSKPFDVIIVGAGIIGATCFKIFGDMGKRCLLIDEKPLGCGITGASGCIVRVAHSHAAATAAAAQGYHFYRQLADTAQVPFARTGYLHFAEPAALARMHDWLTEHDVPAELVGPEQLAAHYPGFAISAEQALFEPGSGYMQARPTLEYLVGAGIANGGVYRDAVRVQGLNLDGAGGRVVGVQTTAGEHAATHVVLAMGNATAEFVQTQFGQAFGLWNQHIQVTRFKGEAALLTAPCFIDDEHDLNGRWCPLTQGFYVGHPTGQRVPASHAYAPADPAHVQRTRERGQLRFPWLRHAQMDGALCHSDCYSTQPIAVLGQQPGLPDGVLLASGFSGGGFKMAPYAAMTLAREITQG, encoded by the coding sequence ATGAGCAAGCCGTTTGACGTAATCATCGTCGGCGCCGGGATCATCGGCGCCACCTGTTTCAAGATCTTCGGCGATATGGGCAAGCGCTGCCTTCTGATCGACGAGAAGCCGCTGGGGTGCGGCATCACCGGCGCTTCCGGGTGTATCGTGCGGGTCGCTCACAGTCACGCAGCAGCCACTGCTGCTGCGGCGCAGGGGTATCACTTCTACCGGCAGTTGGCGGACACGGCGCAGGTGCCATTCGCCCGCACCGGCTACCTGCATTTCGCCGAGCCCGCAGCCCTGGCGCGCATGCACGACTGGCTCACCGAGCACGACGTGCCTGCCGAGCTGGTCGGGCCAGAGCAACTGGCGGCGCATTATCCAGGCTTTGCGATCAGCGCCGAGCAAGCGCTGTTTGAACCGGGCTCGGGCTATATGCAGGCACGTCCTACCCTGGAATACCTGGTCGGCGCGGGGATTGCCAACGGTGGTGTCTACCGTGATGCCGTGCGCGTGCAGGGCCTGAACCTCGATGGCGCCGGGGGACGGGTAGTCGGCGTGCAGACCACTGCCGGCGAGCATGCAGCCACGCATGTGGTGCTGGCGATGGGGAACGCGACTGCAGAATTTGTGCAGACGCAGTTCGGGCAGGCGTTTGGCCTGTGGAACCAGCACATCCAGGTCACCCGTTTCAAAGGTGAGGCAGCATTGCTGACGGCGCCGTGCTTTATCGACGACGAGCACGATCTGAACGGCCGTTGGTGCCCGCTGACCCAGGGGTTCTATGTGGGCCATCCTACTGGGCAGCGGGTACCGGCCAGCCACGCCTACGCCCCGGCCGATCCTGCGCATGTGCAGCGTACCCGCGAGCGCGGCCAACTGCGTTTCCCGTGGTTACGCCATGCCCAGATGGATGGCGCGTTGTGCCACAGCGACTGCTACAGCACCCAACCGATCGCCGTGCTCGGCCAGCAGCCTGGCCTGCCGGATGGGGTATTGCTGGCCTCAGGCTTCAGCGGCGGTGGCTTCAAGATGGCGCCTTACGCTGCCATGACCCTCGCTCGTGAAATCACTCAAGGATAG